From the Cervus elaphus chromosome 20, mCerEla1.1, whole genome shotgun sequence genome, one window contains:
- the LRIF1 gene encoding ligand-dependent nuclear receptor-interacting factor 1 isoform X1, with protein MSNNLQRVFLKPTEEKSGNASHCVSGCMYQVVQTIGSDGKNLLQLLPIPNSSGNLMPLVQSSVMSDALKGNTGSPVQVTFQTQISSSSTSASVQLPIFQPASSSNYFLTRTVDTAEKVRVTSVGTENFTSSVSKVQSHGVKIDGLTMQTFAVSPSSTQNDSSYILVNTQSLPMTVKSPVLPSGHHLQIPAHAEVKSVPASSLPPSVQQKILATATTSTSGTVEPSQIPTVIYVSPVNTVKNVVTKNFQNIYPKPVTEIAKPMILNTTQIPMNVAKETQLKGGQHSQAAPVKWIFQENLQPCTPSLVPVKSSNNVASKILKTFVDRKNWGDNTVNMPPLSTISPSGTQSKSMPIKDNALVMFNGKVYLLAKKGTDVLPSLIDKQNSVSSDIPPRKDASQIVSSSPVTEISREVVNIVLAKSKSSQMETKSVSNTQLASMANLRAEKNKKVEKPSLSAPNPHSMNQSINYLKQSKTLFSKPVLPDGFSTGQNAPRKGNIIQSIEKISSSVDATTVTSQQCVFRDQEPKIQNEMASTLEKVTQERNDKNSSQRRSNKASYLKSDAELKKICGITKDLRVCLTRIPQQLGSGEGFDSFSPLVKNETYKEAEFIVKEEGRKQQGIDKKRKAKTTKKMDRPKKRRTNSVNNTTINGGANVTSSQLINSILPTSDVSNHNILTSCNKTREEKRTEVEHCTHGNQEKGTLSSSTAFEQSHSFNKNYTEDIFLMTPPELEETIRDEKIRRLKQVLREKEAALEEMRKKMHQK; from the exons TGTTTCAGGCTGCATGTACCAAGTAGTTCAGACGATTGGCTCGGATGGAAAAAATCTTCTGCAATTACTTCCAATTCCTAATTCCTCTGGAAATCTTATGCCACTAGTTCaatcttcagtcatgtctgatgctttgaaAGGGAATACAGGAAGTCCAGTTCAAGTTACTTTTCAGACTCAGATTTCCAGCTCTTCCACAAGTGCATCAGTTCAATTGCCCATTTTTCAGCCAGCCAGTTCTTCAAACTATTTTCTTACAAGAACAGTAGATACAGCAGAAAAAGTTAGAGTTACTTCTGTGGGAACTGAAAATTTTACCTCATCAGTTTCTAAAGTTCAGAGTCATGGTGTGAAAATTGATGGACTCACCATGCAAACATTTGCTGTTTCTCCCTCTTCAACACAAAATGATTCATCTTACATTTTAGTAAATACCCAGAGTCTCCCAATGACTGTGAAGTCTCCGGTTTTGCCTTCTGGGCATCATTTACAGATTCCAGCCCATGCTGAAGTGAAATCTGTACCAGCGTCATCATTGCCTCCTTCAGTTCAGCAAAAGATACTTGCAACTGCCACCACAAGTACCTCAGGAACAGTTGAGCCCTCCCAAATACCTACTGTTATTTATGTATCTCCTGTAAATACAGTGAAAAATGTAGTTACCAAGAACTTTCAAAACATTTACCCAAAACCTGTTACAGAAATAGCAAAGCCAATGATTCTAAACACCACACAGATTCCAATGAATGTTGCTAAAGAGACACAGTTAAAAGGTGGTCAGCATTCTCAAGCTGCTCCAGTGAAATGGATTTTTCAAGAAAATCTACAGCCTTGCACTCCATCTCTTGTTCCTGTTAAATCTTCAAATAATGTGgcttcaaagattttaaaaacttttgtagaTAGAAAAAATTGGGGAGATAATACTGTAAATATGCCACCATTGAGTACCATCAGTCCTAGTGGGACACAATCCAAAAGTATGCCTATTAAAGATAATGCTTTGGTTATGTTTAATGGGAAAGTCTATCTCTTGGCTAAAAAGGGGACAGATGTTTTGCCATCACTAATTGACAAACAGAATTCAGTTTCTTCTGATATTCCACCAAGAAAAGATGCATCACAGATAGTGAGTTCAAGTCCAGTCACAGAAATATCCAGAGAGGTTGTAAATATTGTTTTGGCTAAAAGTAAATCTTCCCAGATGGAGACAAAATCAGTTTCAAATACTCAGCTTGCTTCCATGGCCAATTTAAGGGCAGAGAAGAATAAGAAAGTGGAGAAACCATCTCTTTCTGCCCCAAACCCACATAGTATGAACCAATCTATTAACTACTTAAAGCAGAGTAAGACTTTATTCTCAAAGCCAGTCTTACCAGATGGATTTAGTACAGGACAAAATGCCCCCAGGAAAGGAAATATCATCCAGAGCATAGAGAAAATAAGTTCCTCTGTTGATGCAACAACTGTTACTTCACAACAGTGTGTTTTCAGAGACCAAGAACCAAAG ATCCAGAATGAGATGGCATCAACACTAGAAAAAGTTActcaagaaagaaatgacaagaaCAGTTCTCAACGAAGAAGCAATAAGGCGTCATATCTGAAGAGTGATGCTGAACTTAAAAAGATATGTGGTATCACTAAAGATTTGAGAGTGTGCCTTACTCGGATTCCTCAGCAGTTGGGCTCTGGGGAAGGTTTTGATTCCTTTAGCCCTTTGGTGAAGAATGAAACTTACAAAGAGGCAGAGTTTATagtgaaggaggaagggagaaaacag CAGGGTAttgataagaaaagaaaagcaaaaaccacTAAGAAGATGGATCGTCCAAAGAAGAGAAGAACCAATAGTGTTAATAACACAACTATAAATGGAGGAGCTAATGTCACCAGTTCCCAGCTCATTAACAGTATTTTACCAACTTCAGATGTGTCAAACCATAACATCCTCACAAGCTGCAACAaaaccagagaagaaaagagaactgaGGTAGAGCATTGTACTCACGGAAACCAAGAAAAAGGCACATTGAGCTCAAGTACAGCTTTTGAGCAAAGCCAttcctttaataaaaattatactgAAGATATTTTCCTGATGACACCACCAGAGTTAGAAGAAACCATTAGAGATGAAAAGATAAGAAGACTTAAGCAAGTgctgagagagaaagaagcagctCTTGAAGAAATGCGTAAGAAGATGCatcaaaaatag
- the LRIF1 gene encoding ligand-dependent nuclear receptor-interacting factor 1 isoform X2 produces MYQVVQTIGSDGKNLLQLLPIPNSSGNLMPLVQSSVMSDALKGNTGSPVQVTFQTQISSSSTSASVQLPIFQPASSSNYFLTRTVDTAEKVRVTSVGTENFTSSVSKVQSHGVKIDGLTMQTFAVSPSSTQNDSSYILVNTQSLPMTVKSPVLPSGHHLQIPAHAEVKSVPASSLPPSVQQKILATATTSTSGTVEPSQIPTVIYVSPVNTVKNVVTKNFQNIYPKPVTEIAKPMILNTTQIPMNVAKETQLKGGQHSQAAPVKWIFQENLQPCTPSLVPVKSSNNVASKILKTFVDRKNWGDNTVNMPPLSTISPSGTQSKSMPIKDNALVMFNGKVYLLAKKGTDVLPSLIDKQNSVSSDIPPRKDASQIVSSSPVTEISREVVNIVLAKSKSSQMETKSVSNTQLASMANLRAEKNKKVEKPSLSAPNPHSMNQSINYLKQSKTLFSKPVLPDGFSTGQNAPRKGNIIQSIEKISSSVDATTVTSQQCVFRDQEPKIQNEMASTLEKVTQERNDKNSSQRRSNKASYLKSDAELKKICGITKDLRVCLTRIPQQLGSGEGFDSFSPLVKNETYKEAEFIVKEEGRKQQGIDKKRKAKTTKKMDRPKKRRTNSVNNTTINGGANVTSSQLINSILPTSDVSNHNILTSCNKTREEKRTEVEHCTHGNQEKGTLSSSTAFEQSHSFNKNYTEDIFLMTPPELEETIRDEKIRRLKQVLREKEAALEEMRKKMHQK; encoded by the exons ATGTACCAAGTAGTTCAGACGATTGGCTCGGATGGAAAAAATCTTCTGCAATTACTTCCAATTCCTAATTCCTCTGGAAATCTTATGCCACTAGTTCaatcttcagtcatgtctgatgctttgaaAGGGAATACAGGAAGTCCAGTTCAAGTTACTTTTCAGACTCAGATTTCCAGCTCTTCCACAAGTGCATCAGTTCAATTGCCCATTTTTCAGCCAGCCAGTTCTTCAAACTATTTTCTTACAAGAACAGTAGATACAGCAGAAAAAGTTAGAGTTACTTCTGTGGGAACTGAAAATTTTACCTCATCAGTTTCTAAAGTTCAGAGTCATGGTGTGAAAATTGATGGACTCACCATGCAAACATTTGCTGTTTCTCCCTCTTCAACACAAAATGATTCATCTTACATTTTAGTAAATACCCAGAGTCTCCCAATGACTGTGAAGTCTCCGGTTTTGCCTTCTGGGCATCATTTACAGATTCCAGCCCATGCTGAAGTGAAATCTGTACCAGCGTCATCATTGCCTCCTTCAGTTCAGCAAAAGATACTTGCAACTGCCACCACAAGTACCTCAGGAACAGTTGAGCCCTCCCAAATACCTACTGTTATTTATGTATCTCCTGTAAATACAGTGAAAAATGTAGTTACCAAGAACTTTCAAAACATTTACCCAAAACCTGTTACAGAAATAGCAAAGCCAATGATTCTAAACACCACACAGATTCCAATGAATGTTGCTAAAGAGACACAGTTAAAAGGTGGTCAGCATTCTCAAGCTGCTCCAGTGAAATGGATTTTTCAAGAAAATCTACAGCCTTGCACTCCATCTCTTGTTCCTGTTAAATCTTCAAATAATGTGgcttcaaagattttaaaaacttttgtagaTAGAAAAAATTGGGGAGATAATACTGTAAATATGCCACCATTGAGTACCATCAGTCCTAGTGGGACACAATCCAAAAGTATGCCTATTAAAGATAATGCTTTGGTTATGTTTAATGGGAAAGTCTATCTCTTGGCTAAAAAGGGGACAGATGTTTTGCCATCACTAATTGACAAACAGAATTCAGTTTCTTCTGATATTCCACCAAGAAAAGATGCATCACAGATAGTGAGTTCAAGTCCAGTCACAGAAATATCCAGAGAGGTTGTAAATATTGTTTTGGCTAAAAGTAAATCTTCCCAGATGGAGACAAAATCAGTTTCAAATACTCAGCTTGCTTCCATGGCCAATTTAAGGGCAGAGAAGAATAAGAAAGTGGAGAAACCATCTCTTTCTGCCCCAAACCCACATAGTATGAACCAATCTATTAACTACTTAAAGCAGAGTAAGACTTTATTCTCAAAGCCAGTCTTACCAGATGGATTTAGTACAGGACAAAATGCCCCCAGGAAAGGAAATATCATCCAGAGCATAGAGAAAATAAGTTCCTCTGTTGATGCAACAACTGTTACTTCACAACAGTGTGTTTTCAGAGACCAAGAACCAAAG ATCCAGAATGAGATGGCATCAACACTAGAAAAAGTTActcaagaaagaaatgacaagaaCAGTTCTCAACGAAGAAGCAATAAGGCGTCATATCTGAAGAGTGATGCTGAACTTAAAAAGATATGTGGTATCACTAAAGATTTGAGAGTGTGCCTTACTCGGATTCCTCAGCAGTTGGGCTCTGGGGAAGGTTTTGATTCCTTTAGCCCTTTGGTGAAGAATGAAACTTACAAAGAGGCAGAGTTTATagtgaaggaggaagggagaaaacag CAGGGTAttgataagaaaagaaaagcaaaaaccacTAAGAAGATGGATCGTCCAAAGAAGAGAAGAACCAATAGTGTTAATAACACAACTATAAATGGAGGAGCTAATGTCACCAGTTCCCAGCTCATTAACAGTATTTTACCAACTTCAGATGTGTCAAACCATAACATCCTCACAAGCTGCAACAaaaccagagaagaaaagagaactgaGGTAGAGCATTGTACTCACGGAAACCAAGAAAAAGGCACATTGAGCTCAAGTACAGCTTTTGAGCAAAGCCAttcctttaataaaaattatactgAAGATATTTTCCTGATGACACCACCAGAGTTAGAAGAAACCATTAGAGATGAAAAGATAAGAAGACTTAAGCAAGTgctgagagagaaagaagcagctCTTGAAGAAATGCGTAAGAAGATGCatcaaaaatag
- the LRIF1 gene encoding ligand-dependent nuclear receptor-interacting factor 1 isoform X3: MASTLEKVTQERNDKNSSQRRSNKASYLKSDAELKKICGITKDLRVCLTRIPQQLGSGEGFDSFSPLVKNETYKEAEFIVKEEGRKQQGIDKKRKAKTTKKMDRPKKRRTNSVNNTTINGGANVTSSQLINSILPTSDVSNHNILTSCNKTREEKRTEVEHCTHGNQEKGTLSSSTAFEQSHSFNKNYTEDIFLMTPPELEETIRDEKIRRLKQVLREKEAALEEMRKKMHQK; this comes from the exons ATGGCATCAACACTAGAAAAAGTTActcaagaaagaaatgacaagaaCAGTTCTCAACGAAGAAGCAATAAGGCGTCATATCTGAAGAGTGATGCTGAACTTAAAAAGATATGTGGTATCACTAAAGATTTGAGAGTGTGCCTTACTCGGATTCCTCAGCAGTTGGGCTCTGGGGAAGGTTTTGATTCCTTTAGCCCTTTGGTGAAGAATGAAACTTACAAAGAGGCAGAGTTTATagtgaaggaggaagggagaaaacag CAGGGTAttgataagaaaagaaaagcaaaaaccacTAAGAAGATGGATCGTCCAAAGAAGAGAAGAACCAATAGTGTTAATAACACAACTATAAATGGAGGAGCTAATGTCACCAGTTCCCAGCTCATTAACAGTATTTTACCAACTTCAGATGTGTCAAACCATAACATCCTCACAAGCTGCAACAaaaccagagaagaaaagagaactgaGGTAGAGCATTGTACTCACGGAAACCAAGAAAAAGGCACATTGAGCTCAAGTACAGCTTTTGAGCAAAGCCAttcctttaataaaaattatactgAAGATATTTTCCTGATGACACCACCAGAGTTAGAAGAAACCATTAGAGATGAAAAGATAAGAAGACTTAAGCAAGTgctgagagagaaagaagcagctCTTGAAGAAATGCGTAAGAAGATGCatcaaaaatag